The Terriglobales bacterium genome includes the window TCAGGAAACTTCCAGCCGGGTAATTCGCCGTCCTCTTCCAGGCAAGACGCCAGTTCACGTAACTCGCTCGCCACCCGCTTCGGCCCAAATTCCTGTGCTGCTAGTTTGATGACGATGACCACTCCATCCATTGCGTCGCGGGCGTTCATTTGTTGCAGAAGCCAAGACTGAAAACAGCGCATGGGTTCTCCGGAATTGCTGGGATTCTGCACTTGGGGAGGAGAAGTGCACTGTTACTCAGGCAGCTACTTTGCTTGCCGGAAATTCGATTAGCAACGGAAACTTCTACTTAGTACCGCTGGGCTACGGCTGCGCGATGGCTGGACTCAGGCGGTCTTGATGTCCTGTCGCCTCATCTGCGGTTGCGGAAAAAGCTCTGCAGCAGTTCCTGGCAGCGCGCCGCCAGCACGCCACGCGTGACCTCCATGCGGTGATTCAGTTGCGGATGATTCAGCACCGACATCACGGAGTGCACCGCTCCCGCTTTCGGATCTTCCGCCCCGTATACCAATCGCTTCAACCGGGCATGAACCATGGCGCCCGCGCACATGGCGCAGGGCTCGATGGTGACAAACATTTCGCAGTCCAGTAGGCGGTAATTGCCGATCTCTCCGGCTGCCTGGCGAAGGGCGAGCACTTCGGCATGGGCCGTGGGATCGTTATCGGTGATATTACGGTTCCATCCGCGGCCGACAATTCGGCCGTTGCACACCACCACCGCGCCGACCGGCACTTCACCTGCCGACTCGGCGCGGGCAGCTTCCCGCAACGCTTCTTCCATGTAGAGTTCGTCGGTCACTGAGAGTTATTTCACCACCCGGATCTTTGGGTATGGCGCGGGAGTATGGCGCGGGTCTCTCACCCGTGCACCCGGTTCAAAGACCCGGGCCACCCACTCGCATTCAATCCCGGCTCCTTAACCACGAAAGTGGAAGTGTAAACCAGCCCCGGGCAGCAGCTTTCGATTCTCGTCACATTTCAACGCGAGATGGGGCAAACCGGCGTCGCTAACTCATCTCTAACCACGAGTGCGCTTAACGTCTATACCACCCCACAAGCTGAGGGACAGGCACATCGGAGGAATTTCCATGCGAAAACTTACCTTGCTGACAGCGATCCTGCTGCTGGCCACAGCGGTCGCGCTTGCGCAGACATCCAGTTCGTCGTCCAGTACTTCGACGGACCCGAATGCCAGCCAAAGCACACCGCAGACCAGCAGCCCGAGCAGCACCATGCCGCCGGATCAAAACTCTCAATCATCGACGAACAGCCAGACTTTTCAAGGCTGCCTTAGCGGCTCGAATGGCAACTTCACGCTGACCGATGCCGCTTCTGGGAAGAGCTACCAGATCCAGGGCGATACCAGCCAGTTGCAGAGCCACGTCGGACAGCAGGTCCAGATCAGCGGTTCGCTGGCCGGCAACGCGTCGTCCGCCAATGCACAGACCAGCAGCGGCGCCAGCAGCGCCAGCTCCACCGCCGGCAACGTAATCAACGTATCCAGTGTCACCAAAGTAGCCGACACTTGCTCCAGCTCCTCGGCGTCGATGAGCCAGGGCGCTGCCACAACCGGCGGCACCTCTGGGGCGATGACCTCGGACCAAACCGCGACCTCGCAGCAGCCGGCGACGAGCACCATTCAAAGTAACGCCGCCCAGAGCAGCACCGAGCCGGCTCCGGCCAGCAGCAATGCCAGCACCACGGGACAGACCAGCTCGGCGGAAGGCAACGTGGCTGCCCAAACCCAGAACACGCCTCCGAGCACGGCAACTCCTTCTCAGGCGGCCAGCTCGAGCGGAGTCGGCTACCAGGGTTCGTCGGCTGCCAGCCAGACGCCGGCCACCACCAGCAGCACGTCGGACTTGAACTCGCAGAACGCTACGACGACGCCGAGCAGCAGCACCAGCTCGGTCCCGCCGAGCAGCTCTGCTTCGACGAGCAGCTCTGACATGAGCGCACAGCAAAATAATGCGACCTCGGATCAACAGGCCGCGGGTTCCAACCTGCCGCAGACCGCTTCGCCGCTGCCGTTGCTGGGCCTTCTCGGCCTCGGCTCCATCGGCGCGGGCTTGCTGAGCCGCAGGAAGAAATAGCCTAACCACAGCTCCACTGACTGCGAAACCCGGCGCGAGAGCGTCGGGTTTTTTATTTGCGCTTTGATGCGGCTCGCCTCGGCCATCGGCGCAACCGAAGCTTCCCTCTAACCAAAGAGTAGCCAGTTTCGAGCACCGAGCGAGAAACAAAGCTGGAGACTAGGTACTCGGTACGAATAGTGTAGGACCGGAAGAGGGCATCATGAGAAAGCCTGCGATGATCTTGCTGCTGATGTGTTTCTCAAGCCTGCTTGTGGCGCAGAACGCATCGTCCCACGCCTCGGCAGCGCGCCCTGCCAGCTCCAGGCAAAGCACGATCCAGGGCTGTGAAACGGGTTCCGACGTACAGGTTGTTGTTACCGACGAGCATACGGGCAAAGTCTACGTGCTGCACGGCAACGATTCTCTTCTGAAGCAGAACGTCGGGCACGAAGTAATCGTCACTGGAATCGCGACCCCGAGCCGCCCCTCGGACAAGAAGGGCAGCATTCACCTCGAGGTCAATCACATCCAGGCAATCGCCGACACCTGTGCGCGGCAATCGGAGCCCGCGAACACCATCGCCGCCAGCCAGGCCGCGCTCGGATCGGTAACAATCAACCCGAACGCCACCGAACCGCATGTCGGCTACCAGGCGCAGGCGCCGCAGCAAGGGCCGGCGCAGAGCGGTTCGCTTTCGAGCACACCGT containing:
- the tadA gene encoding tRNA adenosine(34) deaminase TadA, coding for MTDELYMEEALREAARAESAGEVPVGAVVVCNGRIVGRGWNRNITDNDPTAHAEVLALRQAAGEIGNYRLLDCEMFVTIEPCAMCAGAMVHARLKRLVYGAEDPKAGAVHSVMSVLNHPQLNHRMEVTRGVLAARCQELLQSFFRNRR